The Lodderomyces elongisporus chromosome 6, complete sequence region TCATTGAAATTAACTATAATCCACaaacttttaattttgcaCAACTGTCTGAGTAAACCATAACGCACCCAGCAATAAAGGCCAACAATACCACAAgaccacaacaacacaaGACCAGAAAACCACAATTACATATCACAGCTAGTTTGCACCACAATTGACATCACTAGTGGGACACTGAACACTGAAAATTTTCACACAACATTACGGGACAACATCTCTCCGACAACAAAGCTTACGGCATCTCACAGCACAGCACACCACAGCACAGCATCTCATCTCACCTCATCGCATCTCATCTCATCTCATCTATAAGCACATCACTCCCCCCACTCTCATCTCATCGTATTGCACCCCTCCTCCCTCGCAACATCTCCTCTGGAATTACTGTCAACCTCATTGGTCAACTTGcaattaaattaaattataaaaaataaaaaacataaaaacaagattttaaaaagagaggacaaaaatggaaagaGAGGAGTTGCTTCAACAACATAAGAAGGAAAACAAGGACTTGATCGCCACTATAACTGGTTTGAAGAAACAAGCCACGAAAAAAACGAGAAAGAATGTCTTGTCGAAATGTCAGGAACTTGAAGACAATCTTAAACGAAAACATGCTGAGGAATTAGCAGCATTGGACAACGGAGGCGAAGATATCAATAAGCAAGTTGAACAAGAAATAACACCTGAACAATTACTTGAACAATTGACTTTGGAAAAAGAGGCATCACAGCTGTCGCTGTCTCAGTTGCAGTCGCAGTTGCCGTCGCAGCTGCAGTCGCAGCCGCAGTCCCTGCTGTCCCTAATACTGTCAGTCTCGAGTAATGATCAGCAAGACTCTAACAAACAATCCCAGCTAACAGGTCAACAAAACTCTTCTGCTACTCCTTCTGGATCACAACCAAGAAGGCGAAACAGACAAAAGGAACGATTGGAAAAACGCAAAGCTGAAATCGAGCGTATGAAAACCGAAGCTCAACAGGAGGCAAGCAATATGACTGATTACAGACAAATTGAGATTGATTCGATGAACCAGCTACTCGACCTTCATGGCCTTGAACTATATGAGATAAAACCTGATGGGCATTGTCTCTTTGCAGCAATCCAAGATCAATTATACCAACGACACGACCactttcaaaaaacaattcaagAGTTGCGTGACTTGGCTGCTGATTATATACTAGCTCATAGAGACGATTTCATACCATATTTGTTTGATGAAAAGACCTGTGAGATTAGAGATGTGGATGAATATTGCCACGAGTTGAGGACAACCGCTATGTGGGGATCTGATTTGGAGATTTTGGCATTGGCGAAAATATTCAACTGCTGTATAAGCATACACATGGCTGGTGCATCAACAATCAAGATCAACGAGAACAAGGAACTGAATCTGGATCTGGATCAAGAACATGAACATGACCAAGCACCAGAACTCATGTTGGGATACTATAAGCACTCTTATGGATTAGGAGAGCACTATAATTCATTGCGAGATAAAAAGTAGGGGGAGTAttatttttgcatttttttgaattgttccttttttcttcaaaaacaaagaaaacagaaaaagaaaaagaaaaacttgaaagaaagagacgaagaaaaagcaaTGAGAACATGGGGAGAAAATAGCATTAGATGATGTGATTCAAAGTTAATTTACTTTGCATTATCTGTCCCGTGTAGACTATTTAATCTCGGCACATTACCCCGCTTCGCCCCTTCCCTCCTCTCCCCTCCTCTCCCCTCCCCCCTttctttatccttttttcttccaactCCATTTTGAGTGAACCTCTGAACTTTGAGCTGAAGTGATTTGTATCATTGCAAATTTATAATTATATATTGTTTATTATATCTCTCGCCagtcctctttttttctctctctcacgTGCCCGACattaaattgaaaaaaaaaaattaaaaaaaaaaattaaaaaattataaacgGTATAAAGCGGAATTGAATTTAACCCAATCTGCTGTCATAATAATTATCGATCTCGTAAATGTGTACTATATGCAGTCAATTAATGCTAGTTTATGTATTCCGTCGTCTCATatactttatttatttttattatttattttttattttttttattttttttgtcgtTTTTCTAACATTGTCTCAGAAATTCCACCTC contains the following coding sequences:
- the OTU2 gene encoding OTU protein (MEROPS:MER0400048; BUSCO:EOG09264IPL) is translated as MEREELLQQHKKENKDLIATITGLKKQATKKTRKNVLSKCQELEDNLKRKHAEELAALDNGGEDINKQVEQEITPEQLLEQLTLEKEASQSSSSQLQSQLPSQSQSQPQSSSSLISSVSSNDQQDSNKQSQLTGQQNSSATPSGSQPRRRNRQKERLEKRKAEIERMKTEAQQEASNMTDYRQIEIDSMNQLLDLHGLELYEIKPDGHCLFAAIQDQLYQRHDHFQKTIQELRDLAADYILAHRDDFIPYLFDEKTCEIRDVDEYCHELRTTAMWGSDLEILALAKIFNCCISIHMAGASTIKINENKESNSDSDQEHEHDQAPELMLGYYKHSYGLGEHYNSLRDKK